A DNA window from Halomicrobium mukohataei DSM 12286 contains the following coding sequences:
- a CDS encoding DUF106 domain-containing protein, which translates to MARTAQKVESLASEGEDMTDALATVLAVAEEQGTVSWADVSDDLTSGQWGRLIEKGLLVDADGAGFVLSDPDGIRDALGEDSVEAAAATSGDSDGDDEGVNWTSYDKGAALVTVGLFAGYMQQDVRALVGGTIDIVLGPLNDVVPFYVVILVLAIMTGLWSTLLQDNLMDSEVMGKYQEKMQDLQDRREAAKERGDDEALDEIQQEQMEAMGDQLGMFKAQFRPMVWIMLLTIPAFLWMYWMIRDGHIEAAETVMVLPLVGEVSNWQQGVLGPLQAWILWYFLCSLGFSQLLRKALNVQTSPTG; encoded by the coding sequence ATGGCACGTACCGCCCAGAAAGTAGAGTCGCTCGCCAGCGAGGGCGAGGACATGACCGACGCACTGGCGACCGTCCTCGCCGTCGCCGAGGAGCAGGGAACCGTCTCCTGGGCCGACGTGAGCGACGATCTCACGAGCGGTCAGTGGGGCCGGCTCATCGAGAAGGGGCTGCTGGTCGACGCCGACGGCGCAGGGTTCGTCCTCAGCGACCCCGACGGGATCCGCGACGCGCTCGGCGAAGACAGCGTCGAGGCCGCCGCGGCCACCAGCGGCGACAGCGACGGCGACGACGAGGGCGTCAACTGGACCAGTTACGACAAGGGCGCGGCCCTGGTCACCGTGGGCCTGTTCGCCGGCTACATGCAACAGGACGTGCGCGCACTCGTCGGCGGCACGATCGACATCGTACTGGGGCCGCTCAACGACGTGGTTCCGTTCTACGTCGTCATCCTCGTGCTGGCGATCATGACCGGTCTCTGGTCGACACTCCTCCAGGACAACCTCATGGACTCGGAAGTCATGGGGAAGTACCAAGAGAAGATGCAGGATCTGCAGGACCGCCGTGAGGCCGCCAAAGAGCGCGGCGACGACGAAGCCCTCGACGAGATCCAGCAAGAGCAGATGGAGGCGATGGGCGACCAGCTGGGCATGTTCAAAGCCCAGTTCCGCCCGATGGTGTGGATCATGCTACTGACGATCCCCGCCTTCCTCTGGATGTACTGGATGATCCGCGACGGTCACATCGAGGCCGCAGAGACCGTGATGGTGCTTCCGCTGGTGGGCGAGGTCTCGAACTGGCAACAGGGTGTCCTCGGGCCGCTCCAGGCCTGGATCCTCTGGTACTTCCTGTGCTCGCTCGGGTTCAGCCAGCTGCTCCGGAAGGCACTGAACGTCCAGACCTCGCCGACGGGGTAG
- a CDS encoding RNA-guided pseudouridylation complex pseudouridine synthase subunit Cbf5, whose protein sequence is MVRDSPEHRSPADLLTFGVVNLDKPPGPSAHQVAAWVRDAVDDALDAAGDDRTLGRVAHGGTLDPKVTGCLPILLGDAARAARVFDDAVKEYVTILELHDQAPPDFDSIVAEFEGEIYQKPPRKSAVKRRLRSRTIHALDVLERHDRRALLRVRCGSGTYVRKLCHDIGLALGTGAHMGELRRTATGDFDDRDLVTMEDLVDALAEWTDNDDETWLHETVAPAERALAGYPTVTIAPSAAREVAHGAPVYAPGVIETDAEQGADVCCVTPDGAAVCLGRLVGDPDADSGVAVELERVLV, encoded by the coding sequence ATGGTCCGCGACTCGCCCGAACACCGGTCGCCCGCCGATCTGCTCACCTTCGGCGTCGTCAACCTCGACAAGCCACCCGGCCCCTCCGCCCACCAGGTGGCCGCCTGGGTCCGGGACGCCGTCGACGACGCGCTCGACGCGGCCGGCGACGACCGGACGCTCGGGCGCGTCGCACACGGCGGAACGCTCGACCCGAAGGTCACGGGCTGTCTCCCGATCTTGCTCGGCGACGCCGCCCGCGCGGCACGCGTGTTCGACGACGCAGTCAAAGAGTACGTCACGATTCTCGAACTCCACGACCAGGCCCCGCCGGACTTCGACTCGATCGTCGCCGAGTTCGAGGGCGAAATCTACCAGAAGCCCCCGCGCAAGAGCGCCGTGAAACGACGGCTCCGCAGCCGGACGATCCACGCGCTAGACGTCCTCGAACGCCACGATCGCCGGGCGCTCCTGCGCGTCCGCTGTGGCTCTGGAACGTACGTCCGAAAGCTCTGTCACGACATCGGGCTCGCGCTCGGGACCGGCGCACACATGGGCGAACTCCGACGCACCGCGACCGGCGACTTCGACGATCGCGACCTCGTCACCATGGAGGACCTCGTCGACGCACTGGCCGAGTGGACCGACAACGACGACGAGACGTGGCTCCACGAGACCGTCGCACCCGCGGAACGCGCCCTGGCCGGCTATCCCACGGTGACCATCGCACCCAGCGCCGCCCGCGAAGTGGCACACGGCGCACCGGTCTACGCACCCGGCGTGATCGAGACCGACGCCGAGCAGGGTGCCGACGTGTGCTGCGTGACACCCGACGGCGCGGCGGTGTGTCTGGGCAGACTGGTCGGCGACCCCGACGCCGACAGCGGCGTCGCCGTCGAACTCGAACGCGTCCTCGTCTAA
- a CDS encoding Ig-like domain-containing protein produces the protein MGLRDDDRAQSVQIGAVLLFAMLVVAFSSYQAFVVPNQNRAVEFNHNQDVRDQMQDLRNALVSIHGETATRSVTLTLGTRYPARLVAVNPGPASGTIRTSETAESGANLTIANATASGETGDFWNGTDRRYDTGFLVYQPSYNVYGQAPETAYENTVLSNRFADESLAETGQTMIDGKRISLVTINGSLSRTQAGSTSLDLEPVSTSTTTVAVSNDSSNVTLSAATQLSESEWDALLADQRDENGGHVLDYEVQTVAGARYDRLWVTLEPNVSYRLRMTKVGVGTNVAEEESAYLTDVAGNESTIPEETTQELVVSVRDRLNNPVSDVTVNASIESATGNGTLAATEQTTDDSGQATFRYEAADISGTTSETFQINASLTGTSAEIGGAQFDSTTAKNVTFTVSVQNSDNSGLGSGGSGSPYAVSWLDPSQTGVTCPDGANGVCTVDASKAATVDLTATTNPTSVGTIIDYSLNDSGAGSVNPGEGETDAAGENGTTFTPTRNGGVTVFASGGGSGDAIELLVSNYASGLVYNDDAVTYDGADTDSVAGGVNFSVTNRFGESVTITDVRIAPANSAVTTLSDGGTPNGEPVTSEVYVAADLADAHVDYNDGTALPRTVDLDADGFSNDGNAQLSDGATATFYLYEFTDGTSSVDMSGEDVEITVTYQPASGGTETKTFTITPTGGGGGGGGGSSAPSATITSATYSAGSSPPTDRYDVTVDVSDADGDLDRVEYELTDSSGTVVDTATDNGVSGASDTSAERLVAQTNERDSSYTIRVTVYDSASPPNTGSTQTVVSGSG, from the coding sequence ATGGGACTCCGGGACGACGACCGCGCCCAGTCGGTCCAGATCGGAGCGGTGTTGCTGTTCGCGATGCTCGTCGTCGCGTTTTCGAGCTATCAGGCGTTCGTCGTCCCGAACCAGAACCGCGCGGTCGAGTTCAACCACAACCAGGACGTCCGAGACCAGATGCAGGATCTGCGCAACGCACTGGTCTCGATCCACGGCGAGACGGCGACCAGGTCGGTGACGCTGACACTCGGGACCCGCTATCCCGCCAGACTCGTCGCCGTCAACCCCGGCCCCGCCTCGGGGACGATTCGCACCAGCGAAACCGCGGAGTCAGGGGCGAATCTGACGATCGCGAACGCCACCGCCAGCGGTGAGACCGGCGACTTCTGGAACGGCACCGATCGGCGCTACGACACCGGCTTTCTCGTCTACCAGCCCAGCTACAACGTCTACGGACAGGCCCCGGAGACGGCCTACGAGAACACGGTCCTGTCGAACCGCTTCGCGGACGAGAGTCTGGCGGAAACCGGCCAGACGATGATCGACGGCAAGCGGATCAGCCTCGTGACGATCAACGGCTCTCTGAGCCGGACCCAGGCCGGTTCGACGAGCCTGGACCTCGAACCGGTGAGTACGTCGACGACGACGGTCGCGGTGTCCAACGACTCCTCGAACGTGACACTCTCTGCGGCGACGCAGCTGTCCGAGTCCGAGTGGGACGCGCTCCTGGCGGACCAACGCGACGAGAACGGCGGTCACGTCCTCGACTACGAGGTCCAGACGGTCGCTGGCGCTCGGTACGATCGTCTGTGGGTCACGCTCGAACCGAACGTCTCCTACCGGCTCCGCATGACGAAAGTCGGGGTCGGAACGAACGTCGCCGAGGAGGAAAGCGCCTATCTGACCGACGTAGCGGGCAACGAATCGACGATTCCTGAGGAAACGACCCAGGAGCTCGTGGTCTCGGTCCGAGACCGGCTCAACAATCCCGTCTCTGACGTGACGGTCAACGCAAGTATCGAGTCAGCGACGGGGAACGGGACACTCGCAGCGACGGAGCAGACGACTGACGATAGCGGTCAGGCCACGTTCAGATACGAAGCGGCCGACATCTCTGGGACGACCAGTGAGACGTTCCAAATAAACGCGAGTCTGACTGGCACGAGCGCCGAGATCGGTGGCGCACAGTTCGATTCGACCACCGCGAAGAACGTGACATTCACTGTCAGCGTCCAGAACAGCGACAACAGTGGACTCGGTAGCGGCGGCAGTGGTAGTCCGTACGCAGTTTCGTGGCTCGATCCCTCACAGACAGGCGTCACCTGTCCGGACGGTGCCAATGGCGTCTGTACCGTCGATGCGAGCAAGGCAGCCACTGTCGACCTGACGGCGACGACCAATCCGACTTCGGTGGGAACCATCATCGATTACTCGCTCAACGATTCAGGCGCTGGGTCGGTCAACCCCGGTGAGGGCGAGACGGACGCGGCTGGCGAGAACGGCACGACGTTCACACCAACTCGTAACGGAGGTGTCACTGTGTTCGCGTCAGGGGGCGGGAGTGGCGATGCAATCGAACTTCTGGTGTCGAACTACGCGTCCGGCTTGGTGTACAACGACGACGCCGTCACCTACGACGGTGCGGACACGGACAGCGTCGCTGGCGGGGTGAACTTCTCCGTCACGAACCGTTTCGGCGAGAGTGTCACGATCACCGATGTCAGGATAGCGCCGGCAAACAGCGCTGTCACGACCCTCAGCGACGGCGGGACGCCGAACGGCGAACCCGTGACGAGTGAGGTGTACGTCGCTGCGGACCTGGCCGATGCCCACGTCGATTACAATGACGGGACCGCCCTCCCGCGAACTGTCGATCTGGACGCCGACGGATTCAGCAACGACGGGAACGCACAACTCTCGGACGGCGCAACGGCGACGTTCTACCTCTACGAGTTCACTGACGGTACCTCGTCGGTCGACATGAGCGGCGAAGACGTGGAGATTACGGTCACCTACCAGCCAGCGAGCGGCGGAACCGAGACGAAGACGTTTACGATCACGCCAACCGGCGGGGGTGGCGGAGGCGGTGGCGGCAGTTCCGCGCCGTCGGCGACCATAACAAGCGCGACCTACAGCGCCGGATCCTCGCCGCCGACCGACCGATACGACGTCACCGTCGACGTCTCAGACGCGGACGGCGACCTCGACCGCGTCGAGTACGAACTCACCGATTCGTCGGGCACGGTTGTCGACACGGCGACGGACAACGGTGTGAGCGGAGCCAGCGACACCTCGGCCGAGCGACTAGTCGCACAGACCAACGAGCGCGATAGCTCGTATACCATCAGGGTGACCGTCTACGACTCCGCATCACCGCCCAATACGGGGAGCACCCAGACCGTCGTCTCGGGTAGCGGCTGA
- the hmgB gene encoding hydroxymethylglutaryl-CoA synthase: protein MTTVGIDAIEIRTGKLQLDLAETFAPAQDEDPGKYTKGLGLHVSSFPDVYEDIVTMAANAAHRLMERKGLTPDDIGRIDVATESAFDNSKPVSTYVAGCLEQVYDDDFHHANKGERKFACIAGTQSLDDAYNWIRAGRNRGRKALVIATDTALYARDDPGEATQGAGAVAMIVDENPDFVELSTDQGFGSADETDFLKPNQQFPSVDGKRSMKVYLARMREAMEDLERAGVDLHPDDFALIPFHTPFPGMVRKAAALGYRHVCRDTDVELTLAEEIGRQPRREEFKTQEQFFDAIEEYTDALTETERYEDWYADTIEPTLEIAREVGNWYTGSVHVARVAGLKHALEHDRDLTGAQLLVASYGSGAQAEIHAETVADGWKAEIEALNVDDQLDRRYDISFAEYERIHDVHNHDTDDYADVEELTTPSEEFVFDGWGRMGERKYRYVR from the coding sequence ATGACAACGGTCGGTATCGACGCGATCGAGATTCGGACGGGCAAGCTGCAACTGGACCTCGCAGAGACGTTTGCGCCGGCCCAGGACGAGGATCCCGGCAAGTACACGAAAGGGCTCGGTCTCCACGTCTCTTCGTTCCCCGACGTGTACGAGGACATCGTGACGATGGCGGCCAACGCGGCACACCGGCTCATGGAGCGCAAGGGTCTGACGCCCGACGACATCGGCCGGATCGACGTGGCGACGGAGTCGGCTTTCGACAACTCCAAGCCCGTCTCGACGTACGTCGCCGGCTGTCTCGAACAGGTGTACGACGACGACTTCCACCACGCTAACAAGGGCGAGCGGAAGTTCGCCTGCATCGCCGGGACCCAGAGCCTCGACGACGCGTACAACTGGATCCGCGCGGGCCGCAATCGCGGCCGCAAGGCGCTCGTGATCGCGACCGACACCGCGCTGTACGCCCGCGACGACCCCGGCGAGGCCACACAGGGTGCCGGCGCGGTCGCGATGATCGTCGACGAGAATCCCGACTTCGTCGAGCTGTCGACCGACCAGGGATTCGGGAGCGCCGACGAGACGGACTTCCTGAAGCCAAACCAGCAGTTCCCCTCCGTCGACGGCAAGCGATCGATGAAGGTGTATCTCGCACGCATGCGCGAGGCGATGGAGGACCTCGAACGAGCCGGCGTCGACCTCCACCCCGACGACTTCGCGCTGATCCCGTTTCACACGCCGTTCCCGGGCATGGTCCGCAAGGCCGCTGCTCTGGGCTATCGCCACGTCTGCCGTGACACCGACGTGGAACTGACGCTGGCCGAGGAGATCGGCCGTCAACCCCGCCGCGAGGAGTTCAAGACACAGGAGCAGTTCTTCGACGCCATCGAGGAGTACACGGACGCACTCACCGAGACGGAGCGCTACGAGGACTGGTACGCCGACACGATCGAACCGACCCTCGAAATCGCCCGCGAGGTGGGCAACTGGTACACCGGCTCCGTCCACGTCGCCCGCGTCGCCGGCCTCAAGCACGCACTGGAACACGACCGAGACCTGACCGGGGCCCAGCTCCTCGTGGCCTCCTACGGCTCGGGCGCACAGGCCGAGATCCACGCTGAGACGGTCGCCGACGGCTGGAAAGCGGAAATCGAGGCGCTCAACGTCGACGACCAGCTCGACCGCCGCTACGACATCTCCTTTGCGGAGTACGAGCGCATCCACGACGTACACAACCACGACACCGACGACTACGCCGACGTGGAGGAACTCACCACGCCAAGCGAGGAGTTCGTCTTCGACGGCTGGGGTCGGATGGGCGAACGGAAGTATCGCTACGTGCGATAG
- a CDS encoding DNA cytosine methyltransferase, with protein sequence MTEQSGSGTERICLDLCAGLGGFSSAFEDAENWRVVTVEIEEEFEPDICADVLNLRPADLPAADIVLASPPCTTFSKACPSEKYWNPETKEPDHPKTRKHITLTHHIVGLIKAISPDYWFLENPVGRLRWILGQPAGTVSYCQYGEDVMKPTDLWGDHPQGFEYRWCGYADDCHESNTHGGCANTEDPYPRDPAERAKVPHELSESILRAVEGRQEQQTLFAVADGGNSRDVSTATDRQ encoded by the coding sequence ATGACTGAGCAGTCTGGAAGCGGGACTGAACGAATCTGTCTGGACCTCTGCGCTGGCCTGGGCGGGTTCTCGTCGGCCTTCGAGGACGCCGAAAACTGGCGAGTCGTCACCGTTGAGATAGAAGAGGAGTTCGAGCCGGACATCTGCGCGGACGTGCTCAACCTCCGGCCGGCAGATCTGCCGGCCGCCGACATCGTCCTCGCCAGCCCGCCGTGTACTACGTTCTCGAAGGCGTGCCCGTCGGAGAAGTACTGGAACCCGGAGACGAAGGAACCGGACCACCCGAAGACCCGGAAGCACATCACACTCACGCACCACATCGTCGGGCTCATCAAGGCGATCTCGCCCGACTACTGGTTCCTCGAAAACCCCGTCGGCCGGCTGCGCTGGATACTCGGTCAGCCTGCCGGCACCGTCAGCTACTGCCAGTACGGAGAGGACGTGATGAAACCCACCGACCTGTGGGGAGACCACCCACAGGGCTTCGAGTATCGGTGGTGCGGCTACGCCGACGACTGCCACGAATCCAACACGCACGGCGGCTGTGCGAACACAGAAGACCCGTACCCACGCGACCCAGCGGAACGTGCGAAAGTCCCACACGAGCTATCCGAAAGCATTCTTCGAGCCGTTGAAGGCCGCCAAGAACAGCAGACTTTATTCGCGGTTGCGGACGGCGGGAACAGCCGCGACGTGAGCACGGCTACTGACCGGCAGTAA
- a CDS encoding adenylate kinase — protein sequence MAAPRILILGPPGAGKGTQSSNIAETYGVEHVTTGDALRGNKEMDISDMDTEYDTPGAYMDAGDLVPDKVVNAIVDEALSQADGFVLDGYPRNLEQAEELADMTDLDVILSLSVAREELVDRLTGRRVCDDCGTNYHVEFSPPAEDGVCDDCGGDLIQRDDDNEESVRNRLDVFDENTRPVIDHYEGDDAFVAVDGEQTPDEVWADIQDAIDARVE from the coding sequence ATGGCAGCACCACGAATCCTGATTCTGGGTCCGCCGGGTGCGGGCAAGGGCACGCAATCGAGCAACATCGCCGAGACCTACGGCGTCGAGCACGTCACGACCGGCGACGCGCTCCGTGGCAACAAGGAGATGGACATCTCCGACATGGACACGGAGTACGACACGCCGGGCGCGTACATGGACGCTGGTGACCTCGTGCCGGACAAAGTCGTCAACGCCATCGTCGACGAGGCCCTCTCTCAGGCCGACGGCTTCGTCCTGGACGGCTACCCGCGCAACCTCGAACAGGCCGAGGAACTGGCAGACATGACCGACCTCGACGTGATCCTCTCGCTGTCGGTCGCTCGGGAGGAACTGGTCGACCGACTCACCGGCCGTCGGGTGTGTGACGACTGTGGCACGAACTACCACGTCGAGTTCAGTCCGCCCGCGGAAGACGGCGTCTGTGACGACTGTGGCGGCGACCTGATCCAGCGCGACGACGACAACGAGGAGTCCGTGCGCAACCGACTGGACGTGTTCGACGAGAACACCCGACCGGTGATCGATCACTACGAGGGCGACGACGCCTTCGTCGCCGTCGACGGCGAGCAGACCCCCGACGAGGTCTGGGCCGACATCCAGGACGCCATCGACGCGCGCGTCGAGTAA
- the cmk gene encoding (d)CMP kinase, with product MLITVSGPAGSGKSTLAANLAEKLGYDHVSGGDIFRSLAEERGVSLVELNQQAESDDQIDRDLDRRLRSTAREEDDLVLESRLAGWMAGDHADLKLWLDAPLDVRAERIADREEKSVTEARDETQARAESEGLRYQEYYGIDIDDRSIYDLSINTARWDETGVQELIVAAVDAYEPDGDEGKAPTAGVTYEF from the coding sequence ATGTTGATCACCGTTTCCGGACCGGCGGGTAGCGGCAAGAGCACGCTCGCCGCGAACCTCGCCGAGAAGCTCGGATACGACCACGTCAGCGGCGGCGACATCTTTCGCTCGCTGGCCGAGGAACGCGGCGTCTCGCTGGTCGAACTGAACCAGCAGGCCGAGTCCGACGACCAGATCGACCGCGACCTCGACCGGCGACTGCGATCGACCGCTCGCGAGGAAGACGATCTCGTCCTCGAATCCCGGCTGGCCGGCTGGATGGCCGGCGACCACGCCGACCTGAAGTTGTGGCTCGACGCACCACTGGACGTGCGAGCCGAACGTATCGCCGACCGCGAGGAGAAGTCCGTCACCGAAGCCAGAGACGAGACGCAGGCCCGCGCCGAGAGCGAAGGACTGCGCTACCAGGAGTACTACGGCATCGACATCGACGACCGATCGATCTACGACCTCTCGATCAACACCGCCCGCTGGGACGAGACCGGCGTCCAGGAGCTCATCGTCGCCGCCGTCGACGCCTACGAACCGGACGGTGACGAGGGGAAAGCGCCGACGGCCGGCGTCACCTACGAGTTCTGA
- a CDS encoding PHP domain-containing protein has protein sequence MYDYHAHTNYSDGRYMFHMARAAEAAGLAGIGFTDHCTVTERDFRREERARYGFTLDETYERRRMGIESLRAETDVAIYDGVEMDYHPSDEDAIADFLSEADFDYAIGSVHELDGANVQVPSNYTGRSEPTLDALVDEYFDRLVELIESELFDVAAHPDLIERTPPLAGRATEAQYRRVASAFADSRTIPEINAGRALSDLDLVHPTAPFRSVLAEYDVSVTVGSDSHTPEEIEARAPFLRSFFEEAALDLVAPPALQ, from the coding sequence GTGTACGACTACCACGCTCACACCAACTACTCGGACGGTCGGTACATGTTCCACATGGCCCGAGCCGCCGAGGCGGCCGGACTTGCGGGGATCGGCTTCACCGATCACTGTACCGTCACCGAGCGCGACTTCCGCCGCGAGGAGCGGGCCCGCTACGGATTCACCCTCGACGAGACCTACGAGCGGCGGCGCATGGGCATCGAGTCGCTGCGCGCCGAGACCGACGTGGCGATCTACGACGGCGTCGAGATGGACTACCACCCCAGCGACGAGGACGCGATCGCCGACTTCCTGTCCGAGGCCGACTTCGACTACGCGATCGGGAGCGTCCACGAACTCGACGGCGCGAACGTACAGGTCCCCTCGAACTACACCGGCCGCTCCGAGCCAACACTCGACGCCCTCGTCGACGAGTACTTCGACCGTCTCGTCGAGCTGATCGAGTCCGAACTGTTCGACGTGGCCGCCCACCCCGACCTGATCGAGCGGACGCCGCCGCTGGCTGGCCGCGCGACCGAGGCACAGTATCGCCGCGTGGCGTCGGCCTTCGCCGACTCGCGGACGATCCCCGAGATCAACGCCGGGCGCGCGCTGAGCGATCTCGATCTCGTCCACCCGACGGCACCGTTCCGGTCGGTGCTGGCCGAGTACGACGTGTCCGTCACCGTCGGCTCCGACTCACACACCCCAGAGGAGATCGAGGCGCGAGCGCCCTTCCTGCGGTCGTTCTTCGAGGAGGCAGCACTCGACCTCGTCGCGCCGCCCGCGCTCCAGTAG
- a CDS encoding PQQ-binding-like beta-propeller repeat protein, which produces MPSTRRQLLATTGLAVATAFGGRFAGAQTAVSSSANDWPMARYDAAGTASHPSGTGPKDEVEIVWSHESTAWFRGTTTPIRAGDTIYAAGRGLLALDTEDGERRFGASGPYQSSPARVSASLYDTDTLAVTAPTGVFGLNAGGGLDVPMRDEPVGLQRWRESSGETGFFGAPDHATPVVADGTIYTALPGTNSIAALDADNGSVQWRSTHHEDDNVSASFNRPAVRDDLVVASNWPGKVTAYHADDGTREWQREIDVQTVLAPVATASGVVVQTREDVRLLDLADGTTLWRAEFDANVTDSVPAVADGTVFAVDELGSMHALDLASGEVLWTTPFDGKTAPVVADGVVYAVRSGFELVGVDATSGDRLFTYRPSQVPLSAPIVGDGRLYAANRKRVIALEETA; this is translated from the coding sequence ATGCCCTCCACTCGACGACAACTCCTCGCGACGACCGGCCTCGCCGTCGCCACGGCGTTTGGCGGCCGATTCGCCGGGGCTCAAACGGCTGTGTCTTCCTCGGCCAACGACTGGCCGATGGCTCGCTACGACGCCGCTGGTACGGCGTCTCACCCGTCTGGGACGGGCCCGAAAGACGAGGTCGAGATCGTCTGGAGCCACGAGTCGACGGCGTGGTTTCGGGGGACGACGACCCCGATCAGAGCGGGCGACACGATTTACGCGGCCGGCCGTGGGTTGCTGGCACTGGACACCGAGGACGGCGAGCGCCGATTCGGAGCGTCCGGTCCCTACCAGTCCAGCCCGGCCCGCGTGTCGGCGTCCCTGTACGATACCGACACGCTCGCGGTGACCGCTCCAACGGGGGTCTTCGGCCTGAACGCCGGTGGAGGTCTCGACGTACCCATGAGAGACGAACCCGTGGGCCTCCAGCGCTGGCGCGAGTCGTCGGGCGAGACCGGATTCTTCGGTGCGCCCGACCACGCCACTCCAGTCGTCGCCGATGGGACGATCTACACCGCCCTGCCGGGGACGAACTCGATCGCCGCGCTGGACGCCGACAACGGGAGCGTGCAGTGGCGATCGACCCATCACGAGGACGATAACGTGAGCGCCTCGTTCAACCGTCCGGCCGTGCGGGACGATCTGGTCGTCGCCTCGAACTGGCCTGGGAAGGTAACGGCGTATCACGCCGACGACGGGACACGAGAGTGGCAGCGGGAGATCGACGTTCAGACCGTGCTCGCACCGGTCGCGACCGCGTCTGGCGTGGTCGTTCAGACTCGCGAGGACGTTCGGCTGCTGGATCTTGCTGACGGCACCACGCTGTGGCGCGCGGAGTTCGACGCGAACGTCACCGATAGCGTCCCGGCGGTCGCCGACGGCACCGTCTTCGCGGTCGACGAGCTGGGGTCGATGCACGCGCTGGACCTCGCGAGCGGCGAGGTGCTGTGGACGACACCGTTCGACGGCAAGACGGCTCCCGTCGTGGCCGACGGCGTCGTGTACGCGGTCCGATCGGGCTTCGAGCTGGTCGGAGTCGACGCCACGAGCGGCGACCGACTGTTCACCTACCGGCCCTCGCAGGTCCCGCTGTCCGCGCCGATCGTCGGCGACGGACGGCTGTACGCCGCCAACCGAAAGCGCGTGATCGCACTGGAGGAGACGGCATGA
- a CDS encoding DUF2150 family protein, whose product MSTPPGEYYTEERWQNWIDRLDEEEIDPEDEDSARLLLNLQDDAAIAVAKIITDHDDELIDRETALEEIADIRAIVLEEIDLDDEETVMLIDGVQTSLVCVFYAAEEYIAEGPAEEGTVIDYIEAAADAEAEEDLDAALGYCVQAGTLVIDGEELDVDAAAELEYGLVSEWANGLDSLQTAMSDPEVVEEDEEGDA is encoded by the coding sequence ATGAGCACTCCACCGGGGGAGTACTACACGGAGGAACGGTGGCAAAACTGGATCGATCGTCTCGACGAAGAGGAGATCGATCCGGAAGACGAAGATTCCGCTCGCCTGCTGTTGAATCTGCAGGACGATGCGGCGATCGCCGTCGCCAAGATCATCACCGATCACGACGACGAGTTGATCGATCGGGAGACCGCGCTCGAGGAGATCGCGGACATCCGCGCGATCGTCCTCGAAGAGATCGACCTCGACGACGAGGAGACCGTCATGCTGATCGACGGCGTCCAGACCTCCCTCGTCTGTGTCTTCTACGCCGCCGAGGAGTACATCGCCGAGGGGCCTGCCGAGGAAGGGACCGTCATCGACTACATCGAGGCCGCGGCCGACGCCGAGGCCGAGGAAGACCTCGACGCGGCGCTCGGTTACTGCGTCCAGGCCGGCACGCTGGTCATCGACGGCGAGGAACTCGACGTGGACGCGGCCGCCGAACTCGAATACGGGCTGGTCTCGGAGTGGGCCAACGGACTCGATAGCCTCCAGACGGCAATGAGCGACCCCGAGGTCGTCGAAGAAGACGAAGAGGGCGACGCGTAG